A single Leptolyngbya ohadii IS1 DNA region contains:
- a CDS encoding ISKra4 family transposase (programmed frameshift) encodes MTPEEQERIRACSQEIAEILYRNSDKASLKTLEGIEQTVRQQMLEHVSPEVAPFFVNGAVRPGKGRSRPLKSLVGKLCLQKHQAERLGVKPRSRISGGLEKACLRLSANESFQNAEADIAALTGIAVGHSTQQRLVGRQAWELPEAKQGVSEISIDGGKVRLRDLQDSDSRWRDYKAVRLQGTYYAAFYQDNESLVDYLNAQRLLKPVVCLGDGHEGVWNLFGQIASADERREILDWYHLKENLYKVGGSLKRLKKAESLLWQGQVEQAKALFADCQRKQARNFEAYLDKHRSRIVHYADTQTQQLCSIGSGAVESAVKQIGRRLQISGAHWNRVSVNPMLNLRCAYLNGLLAS; translated from the exons ATGACTCCAGAAGAGCAGGAACGGATCAGAGCTTGCAGTCAAGAGATCGCAGAAATTCTGTATCGCAATAGCGACAAAGCGAGCCTGAAGACGCTAGAGGGGATTGAGCAAACGGTTCGCCAACAGATGCTCGAACACGTTAGTCCGGAAGTTGCCC CTTTTTTTGTCAACGGTGCAGTCCGACCCGGCAAAGGACGAAGCCGACCGCTAAAGAGTCTGGTGGGTAAGTTGTGCTTGCAAAAGCATCAAGCCGAACGGTTGGGAGTCAAGCCCCGGAGTCGGATAAGTGGAGGCTTAGAGAAGGCTTGCTTACGGCTGAGTGCGAATGAGTCATTTCAGAATGCGGAAGCAGACATTGCTGCATTGACGGGGATAGCGGTGGGGCACTCGACCCAACAACGCTTGGTAGGACGGCAGGCATGGGAGTTGCCGGAGGCGAAACAAGGCGTCAGTGAGATCAGCATTGACGGCGGGAAAGTGCGCTTGCGTGACCTCCAAGACAGCGACAGCCGATGGCGGGACTATAAAGCAGTGCGGTTGCAGGGAACATACTATGCTGCCTTTTATCAGGACAATGAGAGCTTGGTCGATTACCTCAATGCTCAACGGTTGCTTAAGCCTGTAGTGTGTTTAGGCGATGGGCATGAGGGGGTGTGGAATCTGTTTGGTCAAATCGCCTCTGCCGATGAGCGGCGAGAGATTCTCGACTGGTATCACCTCAAAGAGAATCTCTACAAAGTGGGCGGGTCGCTCAAACGCCTGAAAAAAGCTGAGTCCTTGCTGTGGCAGGGGCAGGTGGAACAGGCGAAGGCACTGTTTGCCGATTGTCAAAGGAAACAGGCGCGCAATTTTGAAGCCTATCTAGACAAACATCGTTCCCGGATTGTCCATTATGCCGACACCCAGACCCAACAACTCTGCTCGATTGGTTCAGGGGCAGTGGAATCGGCGGTCAAACAGATTGGGCGACGTTTACAAATATCGGGGGCGCATTGGAACAGGGTGTCGGTCAATCCGATGTTGAACCTACGCTGTGCTTACCTCAATGGGCTGCTTGCTAGTTGA